The Streptomyces sp. cg36 genomic interval CACCGCCACCGCCGAGCTGTACGCGGCGGGCTGCCCGCAGGAGCTCGCCGACACGGCGTCGGCCGCCGCCTCCGCGCTGGTCCGCTGCCGGTGCGCCGCCTTCGTCTCCGGCACCGACGGCACGCTGTACGCGGGCGGTCCGCCGCGCGGCGGACCGGAAGCCACCGCCGGCGCCGTCGCCCTGCTGCTCCAGCGGGCCATGGCGGGCTGCACCGGGGTGCGGTCACGGATCGCGCCCGCCCCGCTGTGGCCCTCCGGGGTGCTGCCGACCGGCGAGGACCACGGCGACGCCCGGCTGATACTGGCCAGGGCCCGCGCCGACCAGCCGCCCGTCTGTCTGGCCGCCCCGGCCCACGCGACCACGGGCCGGGACACCCGGGCGCTGCTCGGCCATCTCGCCGAGGCCACCGCACGGGCCGCCGAGTCGCTGCGCGCCGCCGCCGAGGAGCGGCACGTCGCGCTCACCCTCCAGCGCAGCTTCCTGCCCCAGCACCAGCCCACGCTGCCCGGCGCGGACGTCGCCGTGCGCTATGTGCCCGCCTCCACCCGCGCCGAGATCGGCGGCGACTTCTACACCGCGCTGCCCACCCCCGACGGCCTGCTGGTCGGCGTCGGGGACGTGGTCGGCCACTCGCTGGACGCGGCCACCGTCATGGTGGAACTGCGCCACGCGTTACGGGCGTACGCGACCGACGAGCGCGACCCGGCCGTCCTGGTCCGCCGCCTCGACCGGATGCTCCAGCTCTACCACCCCGAGGCCACCGCCACCGTCTGCCTGGCGCTGATCGACCCGCTGACGGGCCGCGCCCGGATCGCCAACGCGGGCCACATCCCGCCCCTGGTGATCCGCCACGGCGCCACCGCCTATCTGGACGTGCAGGGCCCGCTGCTCGGCCTCGGCCTGGCCCGCCCCCCGGCCGACCTCCACCAACTCGGCCCCGACGACGTGCTGCTGCTGGTCACGGACGGCCTGATCGAGACGCGCGGCACCGACCTCGCGGTCTCCATGGAGCGCCTGCGCCGCATCGCGGCCCTCGCCACCGGCGGCACCGGCGCCCTGTGCGACACCCTGCTGGACGCGTTCGGCAGCCGCGAGGACGACGTGGCGCTGCTGGCCCTGCGGCTCACCGGCCTTGGCTGACCGGCCCCGCAGCCGACCCCGGCCGCTCCCGGCCGAGCCGCTTCTCCATCAGCACCACCGCGTAGGCGCTGCCGCTCCCGCCCGCCTTGAACGGCTGCTCGCCCGCGACCGCGTACCCGGCCCGCTCGTAGAAGGCCCGCAGCCCCGGGCTGGACGCCTTGAAGTCCAGCCGGGCCAGCGCCCGTCCGGCGTCCGCGATCCGCCGCTCGGCGTGCGCGAGCAGGGCCCGGCCGGTGCCCGCCGGCGCCAGTGCGCGGTCGGTCATCAGCCGGTGCACATAGCCCGCCTCCGGGGGCCGTACGCCCCAGGCGGGCTCGTCCCGCCACCACAGCTCGTACGCCCCGGCCACCGCGCCCCCTGCGGTCAGGGCCAGCCACACCTCGCCGTCGGCGATCCGGGCCCGGAAGTGGGCGGCGTCCTTGTCGCCGGGCCGCCACTGGTCGATGCCGGTGTCCAGCATCCAGCGGGCGGCGCCGTCGTAGAGGCCGACGAGCACGGCGACGTCGGACTCGGTGGCGCGGCGGAAGGAGAGCGGGGCGGTCGGGGTCGTCATGGTGATCACGGTACGGGTGCCGCCGGGCGGCGGCGCGGTCAGGCGGGCGGCGCGAGCGCCAGCAGCCGGGCCACCAGGTCTCCGAACGGCCCGTCGGCCGGCTCGTCCGCGAGCATCCGCAGCACCAGCTCCGCCATCTGCGGGTCGTAGGCCGCGCTCACCGCCGTCAGCGCGGCGAAGTCGTGCACCAGCTGCAACTCCAGCTCGCCGCGCGGGATCCGCCGCCCGTCCAGCCAGATCAGCGCGGTCGACTCGGCCAGCGAGACCCAGGACCGCACCACCAACTCCAGCCGGGCGGGCGGGTCCTGGACGCCGAGGTGGGCCAGGATCTGGAGGTAGGCCGCGTGCCGCACCTCGTCGATCATCGCGTTGGCGGTGGTCGAGCCGCCCGCCGAGGCGGCGGGCCCGCCCCGCATCAGCGCCGCGAACCCGGGGCCGTGCCCCTCCACGAAGTCGAAGAAGCGGCCCATCACCCGCAGCAGCCGGGCCCCCAGCGGCCCTTCGTGCGGCTCCACGAACCGGCCCGCCAGCTCGTCGGCGGCCCGCCGCAGCGCCGCCTCGTACAGGCTCTGCTTGCCGGGGAAGTAGTGGTAGACGAGCGGCCGCGATATCCCGGCCGCCGCCGCTATCTCGTCGATCGAGACGTCGTCGGGGGAGCGGTGGCTGAACAGCTCCAGCGCAACCCGGATCAGCTGCTGCCTGCGCTCCTCGACGCCCATCCTGCGCCTTACCCCGGTCGTCATGCGAACAGAGTACCTACAGGTCGAGCACGAGTTTCGGTCCCTGGCAGCGGGATACGCAGATCAGCATCGAGTCCGTCCGCTCCGCGTCGGTGAGGAGCTCGTCCTGGTGGTCGATCTCCCCTTCCAGGACCTGCTGTTGGCAGGTTCCGCAGAAGCCCTGCTCGCACGAGTACGGCAGGTCGGGCAGTTCGTCGCGGACGGTCGCCAGCACCGAACGGCCCGCCGGGACCGTGAGGGTGCGGCCGGTGCGCCGCAGTTCGACCTCGAAGGTGCCCAGCTGCGCGGTGCTCGCGCCCGGCGTGAACCGCTCCAGGTGCAGGGTCCGCCCCTCGGGCAGCGCCGCGCCCACCGCGTCCATCAGCGGCTCGGGCCCGCAGCAGTACACCGCCGCGCCCTCGTCCGTACCGGCGAGGAACGCGGCCGGGTCGGGCCGTCCCGACTCGTCCTCGGCGACCACGGTGACCCGGTCGCCGTCGGCGCCCAGCTTCTCGATCTCGTCCAGGAACGGCATGGTGGCGCGCGAACGCCCGCCGTACAGCAGCCGCCACTCGCCGCCCGCCGCCGCCACCGCGCGCACCATCGGCAGGACCGGGGTGATGCCGATGCCGCCCGCCACGAACGCGTAACTGGGCGCGTCGGCCAGCGGGAAGCGGTTGCGCGGCCCGCGCACCAGCAGCTCGGCGCCCTCGCGCAGCGCCGCGTGCACCTCGCGCGAGCCGCCCCGGCCGTCCTCGATCAGCCGGGTGGCGACCGTGTACGCGCCGCGCTCGGCGGGGTCGCCGCAGAGCGAGTACTGGCGGACCAGACCGGACGGCAGCACCAGGTCCAGATGGGCGCCGGGCCGCCACTCGGGCAGCGGCCCGCCCGCCGGGGATTCGAGGCGCAGCAGGGCCACGCCCTCGGCGGGCGCGGTGCGTTCGGCGACGGTCAGCCGCATCGAGGGCACCCGCCGCGCGCCCTGCCCCGAGACGGGGGTCTCCAGCGCGGGCAGCGGCCACAGCGGGGAGGCGGCGATCCGGCGGCGCACCGCCCGCCGCACCAGCAGGGCCGCCCCCGCGGCCAGCACCACGGAACCGGTACGGGGCATGTCAGCGACCCCCGCCCGCGCCGGGCGAACTCGCCAGGTACGCCACCGCCTGCGCGGTCGAACCCTCCTGGGAGGGGTGGTACGAACGGCTCAGATAGCGCGGGATGGACTTCAGCATCGCGGAGGGCGCGGGCAGGGTGCCCTGGCGTCCGGCGCGCAGGAAGTCGCGGAAGGTCGCCCTGCCGTCGAGGAGCGTCGGGTCGTTCTCCATGAAGAACCGGGCGCCGCGCTGCCACAGGAAGACGAGTGCGGTGAACGCGGTCGCCCAGGTGCGTGCCCGGCGCCGGTAGCCGCCGTCCACGTGCAGGAAGAGGTCGAAGGCGACCGAGCGGTGCTCGACCTCCTCGGCGCCGTGCCAGCGCAGCAGGTCCAGCATCACCGCGTCCGCGCCCCGCTTGTCCAGCGCGTCGGCGTTGAGGATCCAGTCGCCCAGGAACGCCGTGTAGTGCTCGATCGCGGCGATCGTGGCGACCCGTTCCATCAGCCACCACTCGCGCGCCCGCCCCGGCGGCAGGGTCCGGTCGCCCAGCAGCTTCTCGAAGAGCCAGTCGACCTGCGCGGTGTACGGGGTGGGGTCCAGGCCGAGCGCCTTGAGGTGGGGGAGCACGTCGTCGTGGGCGGCCGAGTGGGTGGCCTCCTGGCCGATGAACCCGATCACGTCCT includes:
- a CDS encoding SpoIIE family protein phosphatase, which encodes MNPIHDTTVLVVDDIDANRYAMGAVLRRAGHTVVPLATASAALVELDTRVRNGALPDAALLDVGLPDMDGFELCRRIKAHPEIATMPVVHFSAATTLRDRTRGLDAGADAYLAVPVEPEEIQAVVRAALRGARFRHDADARAGRLARLATATAELYAAGCPQELADTASAAASALVRCRCAAFVSGTDGTLYAGGPPRGGPEATAGAVALLLQRAMAGCTGVRSRIAPAPLWPSGVLPTGEDHGDARLILARARADQPPVCLAAPAHATTGRDTRALLGHLAEATARAAESLRAAAEERHVALTLQRSFLPQHQPTLPGADVAVRYVPASTRAEIGGDFYTALPTPDGLLVGVGDVVGHSLDAATVMVELRHALRAYATDERDPAVLVRRLDRMLQLYHPEATATVCLALIDPLTGRARIANAGHIPPLVIRHGATAYLDVQGPLLGLGLARPPADLHQLGPDDVLLLVTDGLIETRGTDLAVSMERLRRIAALATGGTGALCDTLLDAFGSREDDVALLALRLTGLG
- a CDS encoding N-acetyltransferase family protein; this encodes MTTPTAPLSFRRATESDVAVLVGLYDGAARWMLDTGIDQWRPGDKDAAHFRARIADGEVWLALTAGGAVAGAYELWWRDEPAWGVRPPEAGYVHRLMTDRALAPAGTGRALLAHAERRIADAGRALARLDFKASSPGLRAFYERAGYAVAGEQPFKAGGSGSAYAVVLMEKRLGRERPGSAAGPVSQGR
- a CDS encoding TetR/AcrR family transcriptional regulator gives rise to the protein MTTGVRRRMGVEERRQQLIRVALELFSHRSPDDVSIDEIAAAAGISRPLVYHYFPGKQSLYEAALRRAADELAGRFVEPHEGPLGARLLRVMGRFFDFVEGHGPGFAALMRGGPAASAGGSTTANAMIDEVRHAAYLQILAHLGVQDPPARLELVVRSWVSLAESTALIWLDGRRIPRGELELQLVHDFAALTAVSAAYDPQMAELVLRMLADEPADGPFGDLVARLLALAPPA
- a CDS encoding 2Fe-2S iron-sulfur cluster-binding protein; translated protein: MPRTGSVVLAAGAALLVRRAVRRRIAASPLWPLPALETPVSGQGARRVPSMRLTVAERTAPAEGVALLRLESPAGGPLPEWRPGAHLDLVLPSGLVRQYSLCGDPAERGAYTVATRLIEDGRGGSREVHAALREGAELLVRGPRNRFPLADAPSYAFVAGGIGITPVLPMVRAVAAAGGEWRLLYGGRSRATMPFLDEIEKLGADGDRVTVVAEDESGRPDPAAFLAGTDEGAAVYCCGPEPLMDAVGAALPEGRTLHLERFTPGASTAQLGTFEVELRRTGRTLTVPAGRSVLATVRDELPDLPYSCEQGFCGTCQQQVLEGEIDHQDELLTDAERTDSMLICVSRCQGPKLVLDL
- a CDS encoding metal-dependent hydrolase — protein: MSNTPQPAPVVSEHIELKARNVSFEWEKTPLHWVPGDPFTGHTINVLHLLLPAGERWFVHVYKQVLPYIRDDRLREDVIGFIGQEATHSAAHDDVLPHLKALGLDPTPYTAQVDWLFEKLLGDRTLPPGRAREWWLMERVATIAAIEHYTAFLGDWILNADALDKRGADAVMLDLLRWHGAEEVEHRSVAFDLFLHVDGGYRRRARTWATAFTALVFLWQRGARFFMENDPTLLDGRATFRDFLRAGRQGTLPAPSAMLKSIPRYLSRSYHPSQEGSTAQAVAYLASSPGAGGGR